The Aspergillus oryzae RIB40 DNA, chromosome 5 genome segment GATATTCCTCGTCTATCCCTCACAATCATCGACCTTGGCACGAAGAACTATGGCAATGGAGCAACTCAGAGTAGAAACAAATACCTGCGCAAGCTTCTTAAGGCATTTGCAGACCTACGCGGTCTCCGGGACTTTCGTGTATATTTGGCGGATGAGCGTTCATATGAAAGGGACGCGGAACGGGCTGTACTGGGGTTTGCATGCCATGGAAGATCCAAACCCAGCCACATGCCGTTTATTGGCCAAAAACATTTGAACACATAAAATTCCAGCTTGGGGCTAAACGAACTCGGCATGATATTATTTACCACCGGATTATCCCATATCTTTCACCTATTCTTTGGTCTTCGTCATCCAATGCTTGATCATGAGATCAACAAAACCTTACATAATATTCCTCTTGCGCGCTCCAGCCTGAGACGCAGAGTTCCTTGCACAGATTTCACAGGTTTGGACAGGTCTTCTAAGCTTAGGAAATCTGCTGATGCACATTTATTCACTAACAAAACGCCCCGAGAAAATTCATGACTTACTCCAATCACCGGTATGCAGCTGTCTACCCCAAGAAAGTATGGAGGATGTGCTTGTGAATAtctcgtttcttctcttacGCTCTGTCTActtgttattttctttttcattcaCAATTGTATCTCTCAAGGTTAGCTAATGAGTTTTGATTTCGTTCCACATTGGTATACGTCCTTCCCATAGAGGCCGTTAGACCCAGTATTATCGTGGGGCGTTATGGATAGAAGTACTGGGCCCATGTATATCGCCAAGTCCATTTTGACCTGCCAATCGCACAGAAGAGATTTAATATCCTCAAATACCCATCCCCAGTGTAATCCAATCGAAAGACTTTGATCAACCAAATTTACCTCCAACGTTGTAAACACATGACTAAGCAGACCGAGTTATGAAATCATCCCCGCGGACATAAAACCCCACTCTTAATTCCGAACATAACAAACCAACCTCAAAAAGCTCTACACAACTTTATACAGCACCCCATACAGCCAACCAAGCTTGAGGCCAGAATAGGAACACACATGAATCTCATTGACACGAAACTAATGCTTATATGAATACCAAGGAAACCTACCTCAtggcaccaacaccaatccCCGTACCCCTCTTCGCCCAAACCCAACAAcagctcctcctccaagaacaCGAAGCCGAAGTCTCCTCCTCCACGCTCGCGAGTACCGCCGCATCCGTCTCACCCTCTACTAGACGAACCCTCCAAGCAACAGGCTATGCGCTAACGGGGATCGTCCTCTCGCAATGCCGGACCGGTCTTGGCGGCCGTGTCGTGGGCGAATTCGGCGCCGATGCGGCTGTTTCTACGAAGAACACAGATGGCCATGGGAAGGATGGAGAACCACAGTTAGGTGCGCATGGAATTCGCGTGGGTGACGTGGTTCGGGTGAATGAGATCGGGAGCTCTACGAAGAAAATGGGCAAGGACAAAGCGAGCAAAGATGGGAAGCCAGCTGGTACAGGACCGCCCAAGGGCCCGGAAGGTGTTGTTACTCGGGTTGGGGAGCGGAGCGTTTGGGTTGCGTTTGGTCAACAGGGCGGCGGAGGACGGTCcaaggaagacgatgaggcGATCGAGGAGCTATGGGGGAAGAAACTCTGGTTGATAAAGCTTGCGAATGATGTGACGTATCGACGGATGAGGCagacgatggagaagatggggaagatcaTCGAGTCCGATTATACACATTTCATGCGGGTTGCGTTTGGACATACGACGCCGCTGCCACCTGATTATGGGGCAGTGGGCGATGTTGAATTTAACGATCCGAGTTTGAATGACTCGCAGAAGGAGGCTATTCGGTTTGCTTTAGCTTCGCGGGATATTGCGCTTATTCATGGTCCGCCGGGGACTGGAAAAACACATACCTTGATTGAGCTTATCTTGCAGATGGTGCAGCGGAAATTACGGGTGCTTGTTTGCGGGCCGTCGAATATCTCCGTGGATAATATTGTCGAGAGACTTGCTCCGAAGAAAGTGCCCGTTGTGCGTATTGGTCATCCGGCGCGTTTGTTGCCGTCTGTTCTTGAGCATTCGTTGGAAGTCCTCACCCATACGTCGGATGCTGCTTCTATTGTGAGGGATGTTCGGAAGGAGATCGATCAGAAGGTAGCTAGCATTCGGAAGACTAGGTTTGGAAGAGAGAAGCGGGCGATTTACCAGGATTTGAAAGAGTTACGTCGAGAATTCAGGGAGCGGGAGTCCAAATGCGTGGATAATCTGGTTAGAGAGAGCAGTGTGGTTCTTGCAACTCTACATGGGGCAGGTGGCCATCAattgaagaaccagaagtTCGATGTTGTGATTATCGACGAGGCTAGTCAAGCTTTGGAGGCGCAATGCTGGATTTCGCTGCTTTCTGCATCTAAGGTGGTTCTTGCTGGTGATCATTTACAGTTGCCTCCAACTGTTAAGTCCACTGATCAGAAGTCTAAAGATGTAAAGGCAGGGAAGGTGGACACTGTCAACGATGGTGACAACGGAGTTCTTGGGAAAATGTCTCTCGAAACGACTATGTTCGATCGACTACTTTCGCTCCATGGCGAGAGCATCAAAAGAATGCTAACTACACAATACCGAATGCACGAAACAATCATGCGGTTTCCGTCAGACGAGCTGTACGAGTCTAAACTGATGGCGGGCGATGCGGTAAAAGCACGTCTTCTGAAGGACCTACCATACGATGTAGAGGAGACCGACGATACAAAAGAACCGCTGGTGTTCTGGGACACACAAGGAGGCGATTTCCCCGAGAAGACTGAAGACAAAGAGGTAGGGCAAAAAGAGGCCCTACTTGGTGAGAGCAAAAGCAATGAAATGGAGGCAATGGTTGTTGCGAAGCACGTAGACAACCTGGTGCAGTCGGGATTGAAACCCGAGGATATCGCCGTCATCACCCCTTATAACGGCCAGCTAGCTATCCTGTCGCAGATGTTGCGGGAGAAGTATCCGGGTATCGAGCTGGGCAGTGTGGATGGATTCCAGGGTCGCGAGAAAGAGGCTGTTGTCGTCAGCCTGGTGCGAAGTAACAGTGAGAACGAAGTCGGTTTCTTGGGAGAGAAGCGGCGATTGAACGGTACGTATGCCTCCATTGTTGCTGCGTACATATGCTGATTTTATCTACTAGTTGCTATGACGCGCCCCAAACGGCATCTTTGCGTCTGTGGTGATTCGGAGACCATCAGCAAGTGAGTCCCTTGCCTTAACTAGGACAACCCCTCAGTCCTACGAGTTCACTTAGTGTTTTTGGATTGAATCTTGCTAACAAAGCCTTCTGTAATAGAGGAAGCGGATTCCTCAAGCGgtggatggcattcttggaAGAGAACGCCGACTTGCGCTACCCAGATGCTGGGGGGTTGCTCTGAAAGAACAATCTGCTCCGTACCTCAGTTTCATCTCTACCCCAGGCAACACACAATACCCCTTAACGGCGGAAGGAAGGTGCTGGTAGAGACTGCCAACATAGTCCGACACGATCGATACAAGCCCCTTGAAGTTGTTCACACCCAATCGGGAATACGCCACAACCTTGAAGATGCGGAAATTGCGAGCAGCATCGCTGCTACTATGGCGCCCCCACCCTACGTTACATCAACCCCTTTGTCGATGACAATAGGAAAGTAACCCCGCAGGTCGCGCCTGGGTGAGTTTCTGCAGCAATTCATGAAAAGAACCCGGCCTACTAGACTCTCCTGTATCTGGTTACATCAAAAGGGAAGGCTTCGGATTCGCTAGCATCCTCTAGATGCTCTCGTTCTGTAGGAATGCGTTGGAAGCATTcctacatatatatttgtctAGTCAATGCAGAACTAGGACCAAATCATGGACATATCAAAGAGCCTCACACGTCAATACCATTTCCGAGAAATGCTCTTATCAATGCGATCAGAGAAGGTCACTATACATGACGATAACGCCGGTAGAACCGTAGAAACTCAAGACAATATATAGATTTCCAATGAGACCATGGAATCTTATATATAATCGAAGTTCGAATTACCATTCGAGGACAGTCAGCAACCTCTCAATAACACAAACCCAGCGAAAAAAACACACACCAACACACCACCAAAAGCCCCCGCGTCCCAAAGCCAACGTACCAATAGCGAGGGGAACGCATCTAGACCTGCCACGTCAACGCTGACTGCGATCTTGCATGGAGCCTAAATCGCTAGTCGTCTTGGCTTAACCTCTTCTAGCACGAGGGCCCCCAAATCCTTTATGCACGTTTGAATACCACTGGAAGCCGTCAGCGCAACACTACAAGATACAATATCACAAGTATATCATCTCTCTTTCTGACTACATACTACTCTCTTGACTAACCGAGCATGCTGAAAAGATAATCAggggtaagaaaaaaagcaaatgtCCCAATTCCAAATACCGTGCAAATGCGTCCCGCCGCCCCTCTTAGTATTTCAACGGAGACGTCGCTCACTACTGAACTAGTCTAGGGCCCGTTCGCGATCAGCGCTGACATTTGCCGCTAAGCGTCGGGATTCTGATACAGTCCGTCTCCTCGATAATCTTCGCGGGCACAGGCGTTATCGCTTCGGGGGGTTTTGATTTGTTAGTTGGGAGTGGTTATCGTGCCGCTAAACGTGGTGCTACTTTTGGTTTATGGTTATTGCCGAGATGGGTGTTTATATATTGGTTTTGTGGGGTTGTCGGGTTTTATGGTGTGATTTTGGGGTGTTTTTTGAGTTATAGTGCATTCTTGGACGTGTGAAGAGAGCGGATTGGGGAGGGATGGACGTAGCTGAAGAACATATAAATAGTAGAAAGGCTGGTGGGTGTTTCATGTGGGTTACTGGTGGTGTCTGGGGTTGTTCGGGTTCGGGGATGTAGCTTGTTTGGGGTATGATCATTCTTTCTGAGCTGTTGTCGCTGGGGGTATGGAGTATGGGGTGTGggtgtggtggatgttggatTGAGGTCGAGGTTCGGAGTTGTGTTGTACATGGTATATATTCCGCAAGTGTCAACGTAAGTGTCGGCGGAGTATATATGCGTCCTGTATCCTATACAACGGCAGGGTAATACGACATTCTCCAAATTCTCAGATCGGACAAGGCGTCCAATGAGATCGCATCGATTTTCCCAGGATTATGCAGGTCTACCCGATCACATTCTCGAAGAGCGAACGAGACGAGCGACGTTCCGGACGAGTCCTCCGGAATTGTGTCCTGGATGGACTGTGGAGACAACCTGTAAGGGGAGCCACTTGGTGCGTCTCAGCTTTTGGTGGGCTCCACTCTTACCATGCATGTCCAGCGCATCGTTGCATAAGACTATCACTGCAAGGCCGGTTTAGTGTGTTCTGACGTCTGCGACgtattttcttatttcttaaTTTGTGTTCCGGTGTTTCTGTTGTCGGATGCTGGTGTCTGGTGAAACGCTAATGTTTGGGAATGTTGGACAGAAATAAGTAAACATGAGAGATGAAGCAAGGTGGCACAAGGCGCCGATTCTTGATCTCTGGGTGCGGTGCGCTATTTCAAAAACGAAGTGATCTGTAATGTTGATGACTTACTTTTTTCGGGGGAATGTGAGTAGTATCATTGAGAACAGAACCGTACAATTGACATCATATGCAGGCTGAACTCGGTCCTCTCTCCACCCGGTTCACCGGTCTGGATGGCATGACCGTGATCCCTCTCCAATTGGTCCGTGTCGCGTTTCAGACTCACCATGAGGGGAAAGAGCCTGTTTTAGGCCTCCCGCTTTCCAACCGTAAATAGTGGAGGACATTGAGCACATTATCCCCTCTTCATGTCGGACAAGGTCGATATGAGATCGTTAGTGGGGAGTGATCGGATGCCCTGGCCGAGAAGCGATACCCGTTGTTGCGTATAGATTAAACCGGAGCAGATAGATTGCAGACCCAGAGGTTCGTCACGCATATCGTTCCTTGGATGAGTTTCGACCCTGCTTCGGGGAGTATGCGCCGTGTCTGTTTGGCAACATCTCGGGGAGAAAAACTCGAAAACAAGTTGGACTAGCGGTGAAGCAATTCTTCTCATCTCCCCAAATTTCGGGCATCTTCTCATGGTGAAATCGTTTGATATCGTGCTGGAGTCTTTCCGAGAGAGGAACCGACGCATTGACCGTATATAGCTAGACTAACCGAACTATTTGCTGGTGTCCCGTGGAATCGTGTCCGTGCTGGGAGGCTTTGAAAGGGTGGAGACGATAGCAAAAGTTGGTTGATTTGCTTGTCGCTCGATGGCGAATGACGTGCACTGGAGGAGAGATCCTGACAAGCGTTCCATGGTCGAGGGTCGGCAACCGCACCTAAGTTTAGGACTGCGAGGTGTTGGAATGGGGCCAAAACTGTATTCGAGGATCCTTCgtttggaagaggattcAAGTGGGAGAATGAATGGACTGTCGTTTGGAGAATAGAAAATCCAAAATGGCACAAGAGGTTAGTCGTGTATTCCGGATAGAGAGAATAATATGATGAGTACTCTTGATGGTCTGCACATGACCCCATGCCTCAGGCTCGTGTTTTTGCCCATGTGGCGCCATGTGGAATGTTTACTTTTATGTATGCCATCAATAAGTTTTGAATAGCGCATGATCAACacggaagaaagaaagtcaATTGAACGCGAAGAATGAATGGATTTAATTTATGGAAGTTTCGATGCAGCAGGGCAGCAGGTGGAAAAAATGATCTGTCGCGCCCGGAGAAGCCGATCCATGGGTATCGCGAGATCAATCAAGAATGCATGGGAACCGTGGGACATCGGATCAACCATCCTTACATACTATCAAAACTATAAATATCAATTGATAATATGGTTCCCAGATTGACTCGAGGGACAAGAAGATTGCATAACACACATACGGACATCCGGTAGACATTTACTCCGTGTGAATAAGTAATTTGAAATTCTGTGcaaaattaatttatttttatttttatttttatcaaTTTTTAATCTAAATTTTTACCCCTGAAAATTCTGGAACTCCTGAAACAAGAGCGAGTCCGTGCACGGGCTCTTTTAGTCGAAGGCACGCCAAGTGGACACTCCACTGCAATGCCGTCCGTCTCGGAGCAATTGGGATCAAtgctctttctttctttctttctttctttctttcttccttttcttcttcctggtcaatcGTTTCCTCTGCGTTTGAAGTCTTCTAAACCTAATCCGGtcatttgtctttttttcttttgattatcATTCCCACTAttttcccctctccttcattccCGTCCGTTCCTTCTTCGAGTCTGCAGGAATCCATTAGTCTGCGTTCTAGCCGGACCGTGTTGAACCTCTTGTTAAGGCAACTATACAACTCCCCTcatactattattattttttattaattattattcCTTTACTTtaatttttccttttcttctccttcctctctttctctctttcccactgcttctccttcccacaccccccttcctcccttctcTTGGCCAAACGCAATGCATCAGAGCCCACTATCATTCCCCCCATGCCGTCCCCTGTTTGATAAGCTTCAGTGATTCCCCCCCCGTCTCGTCCCCCATCGTGGCGGTAATCCTCCGCGTGGTGAAGTTTATTTCCTCTGCCCTTAAGGCGACCCTGGTCCCTCATTTGTGAACTTAGTCTTGACTCTGCGCCCTGCTCATTCCTACTCTGATTTTTGGTTGCCTCTGGGGAGAAATGCCGAGTGGTGGTTTGATGTGGACGCCATACCACCGTGCTACCAACCTAGTCGTTCCCTTTCTGGTCTCTCTTTGTTGGTAAGTTCATATAGTCGGTGTTGCCGGTGGATCACGGCTGACGTTCTCGGATCCTTTGGACAGGTTCGGCAGCCTATAGATTATGATATTATCTCCTGTCAAGGTTAGCGCTTCGTAGCTGCTTGCACTCAATTACGCTGACCCCCCCCCCCCGCTTCTATAGCCTGGCCTGATACTGTCGAATTTTTGAGATACCCATACGTTGACTCTGCATTTGaagccttttttttttttcgattTTGACTGTCGCTACCTCTTTCGATAACCGGCAGCTTGCCTAGTGATACATCGCTGCATCCGCTCATTCTATGAACTCGCCATCACCTTGCATTATTCGACCGCCTGTCCCGGATACAGTGTCATCGACATCCCTGCAGCATGTCCCGCCCAAGTCTCAGTATTGGAAGTGACTCCCTGCGAAGTTGTCTAGCGCCCCGTGATCAATCGTCCGACTCCGGATCCGACATCTGTTACGACACAGCCCTGCCACCCATCACTTCCAAGCAGTTGATTCTCAACTCTCGATCGTGCCGCGGCTCCGATCCGTCCATCGTGGTAGGAAGTTTTCGTGGAAACCAAAAAGCCGCAGCAGCCCTCGGTTTCGCCCCGGACATGTCGAGCATGACGCGGGGGCCCAATGCCCATCGCCGGACCGGAAGCACCTTGAAAACCGTCATGAGAAAAATATTCACCCGCAAAGCACGGGGTCAGGCGGACGGTTGTGAGGAGGTTTCTCCGGACTTTCGGCTCAACAATTCCCAGGAATCGCGGCCAGAGAAGGACACAACGAATTACGCCGCGCTCTCGAATTCATTGAAATCAAAATACAGCAACCCGGCCCGGGACGAGCTCAAAGATCCGAAAGCTTTTGAAGATACATTATTAAAGCTCGAAATGAGGCCACCCCGAACCCGCCGAGCCACGTTGCCCAGCTTAATCTTCTCGGAAGATGACGAGTCCCGTGATGCCCTGGATGCGTTGATTCATTCAGACCCCGCGGACAGTCGAAGTAAAAGCCCCCGCCTCGGCGACCATGATGAGCGACGGCGCGAGCTCCTGCGCAGCAAGCGACGCTCACGGAGCGCAACCGCTCTGCGGGGGTTGGCCAAGAACCACCGGATGTCTCCGATtcaatggagaagacgcaGTATCGAATCTTACGTCACGTCAACCGCCTGTGGCGCAACTTCCGAGACGGATTTGGTGTCTATTCGACCCCCGACACGGGGCACTGCAGTCAGTGCCCCTCAGACGGCTGTTGAGCCGTCCGTAGATGGAGTGGACCCCTTAGATGACCCTGTGGACGAAGAGCGCATACCGCCAAATGTCGGCACATTGGTCAGCGCTATGCAACACGACGAGAGTATATCATTGGAGCAGCGATTGACCACCTTGGAGGTGAAGTTGATTGACCTCGAATTTGCTATTGCCCGCATGCAGACCGAACGCAGTGAACCTTCTCCCACGGCGTCGGCAGGAAGGAAACAATCACAGAATTCGACCGAGCACAAGCGCAAAAAGTCTACGGCTCAGTCTCCACCATCCGGCAGTGAGGCTACGTCCAGCGTCGGATCGGCAGGAGATCGACCCTTGAGCACCGCTACTATCCGCCCCAGCGCACAGCACCTGCATCGTTCAAAAACCTTACAAAGCCCCTCCTTAAGCTCACTCAGTGACCATCACGCCGGAATTTCCGTAGAGCAGTACAGCGCTTTGGTCATGCTATTACGACGAGAACAAAACGCCCGCCGCAGCCTCGAACACGAGGTCTCTGGCCTACGCTCGGATATCCAGCAGCTGCAACAGCTAGCCAGGAATTCCATGGGTCTCAAAACAATGTACCCAATTCGGAGCGCTGACTCGCAGGAGTTCATCCGCCCGGACTCCAATACGATGGGGTATTCACAGACTACTTCTGTCCATACGGAACAGAAACTCGGTTCACCGTACGAGAGTGATTCGGACTACGATCGATCCGACACGCCGAAGGAGGACACATTTCGGCCGAGATGGCCGCCAAACCGACGAGTGGAAATCGGTAATATGATCTGATCGAGTCGCTGGCTTGTGACCAGCGCTTAACCTCGGAGGTCAGATTGGAACGGTCTTATTATAACCACTGCATTATGACAGGGTTTTTGACCAGGATGGAAGCTGTCTTCCTCACGATTTAATCCTTGCACTTGGCTATTGGCCATTCCCTCCACTACTGTTCTACTTATCATGTTCCCAGCTCACGACTATGTAATGATTGGTCATTCTGCTAGACTGTTCTCAGCAATGTTATCATCCTTGGATATTAGATAGCACCGGTTGCTCATAGATTTGAATATATAAACTCCCATTAGTTGAAACATCATGCAACCTCATGCAAGGCAACATGCAATACAAGACATTAACTCTCTACCCAAGAAAACTAAAGTAATAAATACTATACAATATTAATGCTGTCTAAcgaataataaataataatctAAAATACAAACTACCTACCCACCAACCAACCCGATGTATACCTTAACCCGGGTTAACCACCCATCCCATCAATCCCAATCCAATCTACATAACAATTTTTTAGAAAATCAATCCACCTTTTTCGCCTCTACAACATCaccctcctcttcaatcttcaacctcttcccaAACAAAACCGTCCTCcccaacccaaacccaacacTATACCCAATATAAGCCCCGACAAGAATCGTAATCGGAAACGCCTGCCACGGCCGATCCCTACAAACGTAACAAATTAGCACATTCACCTCAAACCCATTATCTCCCCACACCAAATCCAACATAAAAAAAacccaagaaagaaaaagagagagagagagagagaaataccAATCCAAAGGAATAGGCACAGCCCCAAACCAAGCCCCAACACACGTTCCCAGCGCAGCGCCCCAAACCGCATCAGCGGGTCTCCTCGCGCCCCAGACCTCCTTCCAGACGGAACCGTCCACGCCGTGCACGTAGATGAGCGCTGTGGATGTCAATACGGCCATGTGAGCACCGCAGAGGAGCGTCTCGGGGTGGTGGGTTGTTAGCGGGGCGCCGAAGAGGATAAGCAGGATTGTGAGGACGGGGGTTGCGAGGAGggttgttagggttaggGAGAGGATTGCTGgctgttttttctttttgttagtgtttttttttttttggttctgggAGTTTGTGGGGTGGGCTTTTTGTGTAACAGGTGTTTTGTTTATGGACATGTACGGGTGGGTAGgtattgaggaggaggggggagggtATTTTATCAGGAGACGTACGATGAGTTTAGCAGAAAGACACGCCGACTCCGACTTTGGGGTGTTCTTGCGTCGGAGACCGATTTTGCCTGGTTTGAGGATGACACCTGACGTTGAACCTGCATTTGACGAACTCGAGGATGAATTGGCGCTGGTGGATTTGTCGTCGTCTTTTGCGGACCCCGCGGGTGGAAGACAGGTCATGACGAAGGCTACCTGCAGCAAGGCCAGGAAAGGGAGTTTGCTGAGCAGCTCGGCGACAGGGTCTGCGACGAGGGCATTGAAGCGGAGGGCGAGTAgcgcgaggaggaggacTGGGTGGATGAGGGCGTAGGTTTTTGAGATGTTGTTTGGGAGGATGTGGATCGGGGGAGCGGATTTGGGAGCTGCTGGGCCCTGGGCTagggagggggaggggggtgtTGAGGACATTTTGTTATGGTTCTGCTTTTGGGCTTGCGCCCGATTGCCTCGTGGGTTGGTTGTGGGTGGTTTGAGGAGAAGTATGTatggtggatggatgggttCGGAGATGCGGATCGagggttgatgttgatgcctTAGGTGTCTTTGGTGGATGCCGAGGTTTCATGGAGCCTGAGGTGTCTGTTTCTGCTGGTTTTCTTATTTCCAAATACCTAGGAGTTTTTACTGTGTTGCTTCATTGACGATGGTGGATAATAAGTAATAATGACATTCAAGTCTAGATACTAAGCATCTATTCTTAACCTGTCCTTCAAATCCAAGCTCTATATATCCCATCCAGAGCTCACGCTAACCGTCCTATTCAACATGGCACCAAgccaaagaaacaacatacatacatgaatCATGGCCCATCAAGCATCACCAAGAAAAACGGGGTATGAAAAACAAATGAAATACGAACCAGCCCAAcaatcatcatccaaggcCTCCATCATATCCCTGCTCCAGTAGTAATCACATCGTCAAGACATACGAAACATGACCAGGCACAGACCCGGTGCGAAACCAATAAAAGTCAAGTTTGTAAACACGATGGTACACTAGTTCCCAAGGAACTGAGAGGTCTCGATGTCTCCCTTGTGGGATTCGAAAGTAGGCAGAGTCGCTGCAGATCCCGTCTCTGCAGGTCGCGTCTCCGGAGGGTGCGTCTCCGCCACCccgttttccttcttcgcctccaGCTCGACGGGCGCAGCAGGGCTATCCGGGGTGCGCGGTTCTTCCGGGATTGCTGGCGGCATACCTGACCCAGGGAGAGGAGACACTGGCGTGCTGTTGATTTCCTGGAGCTCTCTTGTCACATCAATTGGCGCCGGCGGAGCAGGTCGCACGTGACTGCTTTCCTTAGGGGCGGGAGAGAGCGTCTGGCTTGAGACAGATTTCTCTGCGTCTGAATGTACGGGAGGACTCCTTGTCCGGTCCCTTTCGGTGTCCATGACTCCGTCCCGAACCTGCGCAACCTTGGCCTTGAACTTTCCAAACAAGCTGCGCTTCTCCGGCTCGGACGAGTCCTTACCATTGTTGTTCACTTCAGCGTCCAGGCTGAGCGGCTGAAACGAATGCTCGCTGGCAAACTGCTGGAGATCAGACGGCGAGCTTTTGCTGGAGTGATGCCAGCTGCCAAACGAGCTTGTACTGCGGTCAGCTCCTGGGTTAGAAGCCAAGAGCGGCGGGGACCCTAGTCCGAGTCCAATTTGCTCATTACTCCGTTTTGCAGACCGAGGAAACCTCCAGCTCCGCCGATGCTCCTTGCGCTCTGCGCGAGAGGCGTCGTCAATGGGGTCAGCATCAGATAGATCGGTGAATGATGACCGCGAGTTCATTGACGGAGTGCGTGACCCATATGGCCTCAAAGTGGTATCGGATGGGTGTCCAGCCTCATTCGGGCCCGCTGGCTTCTCCGGTTTCCCATCTTGTTGGgaatcatcttctggatTAGGAGCATTCAAGGGTTTGGGGGTGTCCCCCCCAGCAT includes the following:
- a CDS encoding uncharacterized protein (predicted protein); its protein translation is MSRPSLSIGSDSLRSCLAPRDQSSDSGSDICYDTALPPITSKQLILNSRSCRGSDPSIVVGSFRGNQKAAAALGFAPDMSSMTRGPNAHRRTGSTLKTVMRKIFTRKARGQADGCEEVSPDFRLNNSQESRPEKDTTNYAALSNSLKSKYSNPARDELKDPKAFEDTLLKLEMRPPRTRRATLPSLIFSEDDESRDALDALIHSDPADSRSKSPRLGDHDERRRELLRSKRRSRSATALRGLAKNHRMSPIQWRRRSIESYVTSTACGATSETDLVSIRPPTRGTAVSAPQTAVEPSVDGVDPLDDPVDEERIPPNVGTLVSAMQHDESISLEQRLTTLEVKLIDLEFAIARMQTERSEPSPTASAGRKQSQNSTEHKRKKSTAQSPPSGSEATSSVGSAGDRPLSTATIRPSAQHLHRSKTLQSPSLSSLSDHHAGISVEQYSALVMLLRREQNARRSLEHEVSGLRSDIQQLQQLARNSMGLKTMYPIRSADSQEFIRPDSNTMGYSQTTSVHTEQKLGSPYESDSDYDRSDTPKEDTFRPRWPPNRRVEIGNMI
- a CDS encoding PIG-F family protein (predicted protein), yielding MSSTPPSPSLAQGPAAPKSAPPIHILPNNISKTYALIHPVLLLALLALRFNALVADPVAELLSKLPFLALLQVAFVMTCLPPAGSAKDDDKSTSANSSSSSSNAGSTSGVILKPGKIGLRRKNTPKSESACLSAKLIVRLLIKYPPPSSSIPTHPYMSINKTPVTQKAHPTNSQNQKKKNTNKKKKQPAILSLTLTTLLATPVLTILLILFGAPLTTHHPETLLCGAHMAVLTSTALIYVHGVDGSVWKEVWGARRPADAVWGAALGTCVGAWFGAVPIPLDWDRPWQAFPITILVGAYIGYSVGFGLGRTVLFGKRLKIEEEGDVVEAKKVD
- a CDS encoding putative DNA helicase (DNA helicase), which produces MAPTPIPVPLFAQTQQQLLLQEHEAEVSSSTLASTAASVSPSTRRTLQATGYALTGIVLSQCRTGLGGRVVGEFGADAAVSTKNTDGHGKDGEPQLGAHGIRVGDVVRVNEIGSSTKKMGKDKASKDGKPAGTGPPKGPEGVVTRVGERSVWVAFGQQGGGGRSKEDDEAIEELWGKKLWLIKLANDVTYRRMRQTMEKMGKIIESDYTHFMRVAFGHTTPLPPDYGAVGDVEFNDPSLNDSQKEAIRFALASRDIALIHGPPGTGKTHTLIELILQMVQRKLRVLVCGPSNISVDNIVERLAPKKVPVVRIGHPARLLPSVLEHSLEVLTHTSDAASIVRDVRKEIDQKVASIRKTRFGREKRAIYQDLKELRREFRERESKCVDNLVRESSVVLATLHGAGGHQLKNQKFDVVIIDEASQALEAQCWISLLSASKVVLAGDHLQLPPTVKSTDQKSKDVKAGKVDTVNDGDNGVLGKMSLETTMFDRLLSLHGESIKRMLTTQYRMHETIMRFPSDELYESKLMAGDAVKARLLKDLPYDVEETDDTKEPLVFWDTQGGDFPEKTEDKEVGQKEALLGESKSNEMEAMVVAKHVDNLVQSGLKPEDIAVITPYNGQLAILSQMLREKYPGIELGSVDGFQGREKEAVVVSLVRSNSENEVGFLGEKRRLNVAMTRPKRHLCVCGDSETISKGSGFLKRWMAFLEENADLRYPDAGGLL